A part of Vulcanisaeta moutnovskia 768-28 genomic DNA contains:
- a CDS encoding long-chain-fatty-acid--CoA ligase: MELITKQIGDTEVQLVPERDYVCEIPSDRVWYRYWPPRIPRRMDYPKVPLFNMVEVSAARYPDKDVIIYYGFRIKYSEFWDSILRFSSFLYNLGIDKGDRVAIYMPNTPHWLISFFGILRANAIAVPVNPLAAPDVLEYILRETGAKAIITLSQLLTRLLSIKDRVPSLRYVIVGRYRDYLPEKLELKLPQLMLMDPEVPQGVINWRDAVSFNGSPPQVKVTYEDLGAIPYTSGTTGIPKGVMHSHGTMWASALNAAVWYNTAPSAIVLTVLPIFHVTGLVHSVLVPLYVGATMVLMTTWDRENAIDAIEKYGISHWTSISTMIVDLLAMPGIEKRNLSSLILAGGGGAPMPEAVAKRFKELTGLDYLAGYGLTETFSQTHVNPPHRVKIGSDLGIPQPCTDALVIDPDTKEVLPQGKTGELIIRGPNVFKGYWKKPEETKEAFIEVDGKLYFRTGDVTYMDDEGYFFYVDRIKRMINRAGYKVWPYRVENILYMHPAILEVAVVAIPDLRVGEEVKAYVVLKPEYKGKIKPEDIIQWAKERMSAYEYPRIVEFVDSLPKTATGKIDWKILQEQERKKVGGKQ; this comes from the coding sequence ATGGAATTAATAACAAAACAGATAGGAGATACCGAAGTTCAGCTGGTTCCTGAGAGAGATTATGTTTGCGAAATACCTAGTGACAGGGTATGGTATAGGTACTGGCCTCCGAGAATTCCAAGGAGAATGGATTATCCGAAAGTTCCTCTCTTTAATATGGTTGAGGTATCAGCGGCTAGGTATCCAGATAAGGATGTGATAATTTACTATGGCTTCAGAATAAAATATTCAGAGTTCTGGGACTCAATACTTAGATTTTCATCGTTTTTGTATAATTTGGGTATTGATAAGGGCGATAGGGTAGCCATTTATATGCCGAATACGCCTCATTGGTTAATATCATTTTTTGGTATACTAAGGGCTAATGCTATTGCCGTTCCAGTTAATCCATTAGCAGCACCTGACGTGCTTGAGTATATTTTGAGGGAAACTGGGGCTAAGGCTATTATTACGTTATCACAATTATTAACTAGGCTACTTAGCATTAAGGATAGGGTTCCATCTCTGAGATATGTAATTGTTGGTAGATATAGGGATTACCTTCCAGAGAAGCTTGAGTTAAAATTACCGCAATTAATGTTAATGGACCCTGAAGTACCTCAAGGCGTGATTAATTGGAGAGATGCCGTTTCCTTTAATGGTAGTCCACCTCAGGTTAAGGTTACGTATGAGGACCTTGGCGCAATACCGTATACTTCAGGTACAACAGGAATTCCTAAGGGCGTTATGCATAGTCATGGTACAATGTGGGCATCCGCACTAAACGCCGCGGTTTGGTATAATACAGCGCCAAGTGCTATTGTATTAACAGTATTGCCCATATTCCATGTGACGGGGCTCGTGCATTCCGTATTAGTGCCACTTTACGTTGGTGCAACAATGGTATTAATGACAACTTGGGATAGAGAAAACGCAATAGATGCAATTGAGAAGTATGGAATATCTCACTGGACTAGTATATCAACTATGATCGTTGATTTATTAGCAATGCCTGGCATTGAGAAAAGGAACCTTTCGTCATTGATACTGGCTGGTGGTGGCGGTGCTCCAATGCCTGAGGCTGTAGCTAAGAGATTTAAGGAGCTCACTGGCCTTGATTACTTAGCAGGTTACGGATTAACTGAAACATTCTCACAAACACACGTTAATCCACCGCATAGGGTTAAAATTGGCAGTGACTTAGGAATACCGCAGCCCTGCACCGACGCCTTAGTGATAGATCCAGATACGAAGGAAGTTTTACCACAGGGTAAGACGGGAGAGCTCATAATTAGGGGTCCTAATGTGTTTAAAGGCTATTGGAAGAAGCCGGAGGAGACTAAGGAGGCCTTTATAGAGGTTGATGGAAAGCTTTACTTTAGAACTGGGGATGTGACTTATATGGATGATGAGGGCTACTTCTTCTATGTTGATAGGATTAAGAGAATGATTAATAGGGCTGGGTATAAGGTTTGGCCATATAGAGTCGAGAATATTCTATACATGCATCCAGCCATTCTTGAGGTAGCGGTAGTAGCAATACCAGATTTAAGGGTTGGCGAAGAGGTTAAGGCATACGTTGTGCTCAAGCCAGAGTATAAGGGCAAAATTAAGCCTGAAGATATAATACAATGGGCAAAGGAGAGGATGTCGGCATATGAATATCCAAGGATTGTGGAGTTTGTTGATTCATTACCTAAGACAGCCACTGGTAAAATAGACTGGAAAATACTTCAGGAGCAAGAAAGGAAGAAGGTTGGTGGTAAGCAATGA
- a CDS encoding phosphotriesterase: MSRGMVRISIAGGNEIDPGSMGLTLFHEHLRLITEVVRWNWPHLYNEDEELKRAIDAVNAAKKYGVKTIIDLTVAGIGCDVRFNEKVAKATGVNIIMGTGFYTYTEIPFYFKNRGIDSLVDAFVHDITIGIQGTNTRAAFVKAVIDSSGLTKDVEMAIRAAAKAHIKTDVPIITHSFVGNKSSLDLIRIFKEEGVDLARTVIGHVGDTDDISFIEQILREGAFIGLDRFGLDIYLPLDKRVKTAIELIKRGWIDQLLLSHDYCPTIDWYPPEVVRSTVPDWTMTLIFEKVIPRMRSEGITEEQINRVLIDNPRRLFTGR, translated from the coding sequence ATGAGTCGTGGTATGGTCAGGATATCGATTGCTGGAGGAAATGAAATAGACCCTGGTAGTATGGGTTTAACATTATTTCATGAGCATCTTAGACTAATTACTGAAGTTGTTCGTTGGAATTGGCCTCACCTTTATAATGAGGATGAGGAGCTTAAGCGTGCCATTGACGCTGTTAATGCAGCTAAGAAGTATGGTGTTAAGACTATTATCGATCTTACAGTGGCTGGTATAGGATGTGATGTGAGGTTTAATGAGAAGGTTGCTAAGGCCACGGGTGTTAACATAATAATGGGTACCGGATTTTATACGTATACGGAAATTCCATTTTACTTTAAGAATAGAGGCATTGATTCTTTAGTCGACGCCTTTGTTCATGACATAACAATAGGTATACAGGGAACAAATACAAGGGCAGCCTTTGTTAAGGCGGTTATTGACTCATCAGGGCTTACTAAGGATGTGGAAATGGCTATTAGGGCCGCAGCTAAGGCTCACATAAAGACTGATGTGCCAATAATAACTCATTCCTTTGTTGGCAATAAGTCGAGCCTTGATCTCATAAGGATATTCAAGGAAGAAGGTGTGGACTTGGCAAGGACTGTGATTGGACATGTTGGTGATACTGATGATATTTCATTCATTGAGCAAATATTGAGGGAAGGTGCATTTATTGGCCTCGATAGGTTCGGTCTTGATATATACCTACCTCTCGATAAGAGGGTAAAGACCGCAATAGAGCTTATTAAGAGGGGATGGATTGATCAATTATTGTTATCGCATGATTATTGCCCAACTATTGATTGGTATCCACCAGAGGTTGTGAGGAGTACGGTGCCTGATTGGACAATGACCTTAATATTTGAGAAGGTAATACCGAGAATGAGAAGTGAGGGTATAACTGAGGAACAAATAAACAGAGTACTAATAGATAATCCAAGAAGGTTATTTACTGGTAGGTAG
- a CDS encoding DNA double-strand break repair nuclease NurA produces MININNVITKFLDIAANSRGALPPYKYGTTSEPDNELIVTSLRNTQINRSRISKLNVSINHDFLVIDGSSRSFSTHNFKLFITGVAAYGAGNPIITYPETTFGKPINVDWGFAGLKAPPDVLKAIEENNAISGYIRTRSLEGDYFIEYDDGVVVDEVRMGLETRFIDSLMNSKLLNNNLLVIDGPIYLAMKERRRLADMRINVMNRLSNSGIPTVGVVKRVEGSGKLCRNSVLNAVENNVKDFNIDINNCNDAAFMYRPGQTLGIGVGEALVLGPLKIGSVKQRESIIRG; encoded by the coding sequence ATGATCAATATTAATAATGTAATTACTAAATTCCTGGACATTGCTGCAAATTCTAGAGGTGCATTACCTCCGTATAAGTATGGTACTACCTCAGAACCCGATAATGAACTCATAGTAACATCATTGAGAAATACACAGATCAATCGATCAAGAATAAGTAAGTTAAATGTAAGTATTAATCATGATTTCTTGGTTATTGATGGATCAAGCAGAAGCTTTAGTACGCACAATTTTAAGCTCTTTATAACCGGTGTTGCGGCATACGGTGCTGGGAACCCAATAATTACGTATCCGGAGACCACGTTTGGTAAACCAATCAATGTTGACTGGGGATTTGCAGGATTAAAAGCACCACCGGATGTCTTAAAGGCTATTGAGGAAAACAATGCGATCAGTGGTTATATTAGGACTAGAAGCCTTGAGGGTGATTACTTCATTGAGTATGATGACGGCGTTGTAGTTGATGAGGTCAGAATGGGTCTTGAGACAAGATTCATAGATTCCTTAATGAATAGTAAGCTCCTTAATAATAACCTCCTCGTTATTGATGGACCCATATACCTGGCAATGAAAGAGAGGAGGAGATTGGCTGACATGAGGATCAACGTGATGAATAGGCTTAGTAATTCCGGGATCCCAACTGTTGGTGTTGTTAAGAGAGTCGAAGGTTCTGGGAAGCTGTGTAGAAATTCCGTGCTCAATGCCGTAGAAAACAACGTCAAGGATTTTAATATTGACATTAATAATTGTAATGATGCTGCATTCATGTATCGACCGGGCCAGACCCTAGGTATTGGTGTTGGTGAAGCCTTGGTTTTAGGACCATTGAAGATAGGTTCGGTGAAGCAGAGAGAGAGCATAATTAGGGGTTAA
- a CDS encoding SDR family NAD(P)-dependent oxidoreductase: MHAFNGMGKLDGRVSMVTGAGSGIGRAIALLFASEGSKVVVTDVNDKGGEETANMIRGNGGDALFVHADVSRASDCENAIREAVKRYGQLDILVNNAGIDLPRASLRLIFLRMSSIRSLA, from the coding sequence ATGCATGCTTTTAATGGTATGGGTAAGTTGGATGGTAGAGTGTCGATGGTAACGGGGGCAGGGAGTGGTATTGGTAGGGCTATTGCGTTATTATTTGCTAGTGAAGGTTCTAAAGTAGTTGTTACTGATGTTAATGATAAGGGCGGTGAGGAGACTGCAAATATGATTAGGGGTAATGGTGGCGATGCCTTATTCGTACATGCTGATGTTTCTAGGGCATCTGATTGCGAGAATGCCATTAGGGAAGCCGTAAAGCGTTATGGTCAGTTGGATATTCTCGTTAATAATGCAGGTATTGACTTACCGAGGGCAAGCCTTCGGCTGATTTTTCTGAGGATGAGTTCGATAAGGTCATTAGCGTAA
- a CDS encoding SDR family NAD(P)-dependent oxidoreductase: MSVNLKGAWLMSKYAIPEMLRRSKGIIVNIASVAGIRPLPLAMPYSVSKAGLIMLTKSMAVEYGNRGIRVNAIAPGWVSTPMAVRAASAYGTTYEEFTKQFLQRIPLGRFADPTEIAKVVLFLASDDSSYMNGAVVVVDGAISIA; the protein is encoded by the coding sequence ATTAGCGTAAATTTAAAGGGCGCTTGGTTAATGAGTAAGTACGCAATACCCGAAATGTTAAGGCGTAGTAAGGGCATTATCGTAAATATTGCCTCAGTGGCTGGTATAAGGCCATTACCACTAGCAATGCCCTACTCAGTATCTAAGGCGGGATTAATAATGCTTACAAAGAGTATGGCCGTGGAGTATGGTAATCGTGGAATTAGAGTTAATGCGATAGCGCCAGGGTGGGTCAGTACACCAATGGCTGTTAGGGCAGCATCTGCTTATGGAACAACCTATGAAGAGTTCACAAAACAATTCCTTCAAAGGATACCACTAGGTAGATTTGCCGATCCAACTGAAATAGCTAAGGTCGTGCTTTTTCTGGCATCCGATGACTCATCATACATGAATGGAGCTGTGGTTGTGGTTGATGGCGCAATATCTATAGCTTGA
- a CDS encoding MFS transporter, translated as MVRSVYLILFVKGLRTFVFGIVSVLTPIYLAMLGFSPIYVGVSLFFVVLGNVFSNILLTWFGDVIGRGRLLIIFSFLMFMSGVLLFSFSLYLVIALALFIGNVSTTGTETGPFQSVEVGVLPRFTGNRLGRVLGVYNLIGYSASSIGALASSLPAYLGNSLYVIRSMYLVYAIAGLVMIIVYSALGGIESSRKGIGLRRLNRSAVIDIRNLSVLYSMDAFGGGLITQSLLSYWFYVRYNVSLRELGVVFMVVNIITALSLVIAPLIAERIGNLRTMVYTHILSNVFLILIPFAGTFPGSLAFLLLRQSVSQMDVPTRQAFMAQIFSDEERVAANAITNTARSISSLPGSPIVGDLISLGLYSLPFVISGSVKIIYDLTIYFMYRGRAK; from the coding sequence ATGGTTAGGAGCGTTTATTTGATTTTGTTTGTTAAGGGGCTGCGGACCTTTGTTTTTGGTATTGTTAGTGTTTTGACGCCTATTTACCTTGCCATGCTGGGTTTTTCACCTATTTATGTCGGTGTTTCCCTGTTCTTTGTGGTTCTTGGTAATGTATTTTCTAACATATTGTTGACTTGGTTTGGTGATGTTATTGGTAGGGGGAGGTTGTTGATTATTTTCAGTTTTCTTATGTTTATGTCCGGAGTATTGTTGTTTTCATTCTCGTTATATCTGGTGATTGCATTGGCGCTATTTATTGGCAATGTAAGTACTACGGGGACCGAGACAGGTCCTTTTCAGTCTGTTGAGGTTGGTGTCTTGCCGAGATTTACAGGTAATAGGTTGGGTAGAGTTTTGGGTGTGTATAATTTAATTGGTTATTCTGCCTCGTCAATCGGTGCTCTCGCTTCCTCGTTACCGGCATATTTAGGTAATAGTCTGTATGTCATCAGGTCTATGTACCTGGTTTATGCCATCGCTGGTTTAGTTATGATTATCGTTTACAGCGCATTAGGTGGCATTGAGTCGTCAAGAAAGGGTATTGGCTTAAGGAGGTTAAATAGGTCTGCCGTTATTGATATTAGGAATTTATCAGTATTGTACTCGATGGATGCCTTTGGCGGTGGGTTAATAACGCAGTCCTTATTATCGTATTGGTTTTATGTTCGTTACAACGTGTCTTTAAGGGAATTGGGTGTTGTGTTCATGGTCGTTAATATAATTACTGCATTGTCATTAGTGATTGCTCCGCTCATAGCTGAGAGGATTGGTAATTTAAGGACTATGGTATATACGCACATTTTATCAAATGTATTTCTGATCCTAATACCATTCGCCGGAACATTTCCTGGAAGCCTCGCATTTCTTCTGTTAAGGCAGAGTGTTTCTCAGATGGATGTGCCAACTAGGCAGGCGTTTATGGCACAGATATTCAGTGATGAGGAAAGGGTTGCCGCTAACGCAATAACGAATACGGCAAGGAGCATTAGTTCCCTGCCTGGATCACCGATAGTTGGTGATTTAATATCACTAGGACTTTATTCCTTACCTTTCGTGATTAGTGGATCAGTAAAGATTATTTACGACCTAACAATATACTTTATGTATAGAGGAAGGGCTAAGTAG